One genomic region from Yersinia canariae encodes:
- the cpxR gene encoding envelope stress response regulator transcription factor CpxR, giving the protein MHKILLVDDDRELTSLLKELLEMEGFNVVVAHDGEQALNLLDSSIDLLLLDIMMPRKNGIETLKELRQHHQTPVIMLTARGSELDRVLGLELGADDYLAKPFNDRELVARIRAILRRSNWSEQQQNVDQGAPILEVDCLQLNPGRQEASFEGQSLELTGTEFTLLYLLAQHLGQVVSREHLSQEVLGKRLTPFDRAIDMHISNLRRKLPDRKDGLPWFKTLRGRGYLMVSET; this is encoded by the coding sequence ATGCATAAAATCCTATTAGTTGATGATGATCGTGAACTGACGTCGCTGTTGAAAGAATTATTGGAAATGGAAGGTTTTAATGTTGTTGTTGCTCACGATGGTGAGCAGGCATTAAACCTGCTGGATAGTTCTATCGACTTGTTATTACTTGATATTATGATGCCGCGCAAAAACGGTATCGAAACCTTGAAAGAGTTACGTCAACACCATCAGACCCCAGTAATTATGCTGACGGCACGTGGCAGCGAACTGGATCGGGTACTTGGTCTTGAGCTGGGTGCGGATGATTATCTGGCAAAACCATTTAATGACCGTGAGCTGGTTGCACGAATCAGAGCTATCTTGCGCCGTTCTAACTGGAGCGAGCAGCAGCAAAATGTCGATCAAGGTGCGCCAATACTGGAAGTTGATTGTCTACAATTGAACCCAGGCCGTCAGGAAGCCAGCTTTGAAGGCCAATCGCTGGAATTAACCGGTACAGAATTTACCTTACTCTACCTGTTGGCTCAGCACCTCGGCCAGGTAGTCTCGCGTGAGCATCTCAGCCAGGAAGTGCTGGGTAAACGATTGACACCTTTTGACCGCGCTATTGATATGCACATTTCCAATCTGCGCCGTAAATTGCCGGATCGCAAAGACGGGCTACCTTGGTTTAAAACCCTGCGTGGCCGCGGGTATTTGATGGTCTCTGAAACATGA
- the gpsA gene encoding NAD(P)H-dependent glycerol-3-phosphate dehydrogenase, whose translation MNTTHASMTVIGAGSYGTALAITLARNGHQVVLWGHDPKHIQTLQQDRCNQAFLPDVPFPDTLLLETDLARALAASRDVLVVVPSHVFGAVLNQLKPHLRPDARIVWATKGLEAETGRLLADVAREVLGESIPLAVVSGPTFAKELAAGLPTAIALASTDVQFSEDLQQLLHCGKSFRVYSNPDFIGVQLGGAVKNVIAIGAGMSDGIGFGANARTALITRGLAEMTRLGSALGADPSTFMGMAGLGDLVLTCTDNQSRNRRFGIMLGQGLGVQEAQDKIGQVVEGYRNTKEVLALAQRYGVEMPITEQIYQVLYSHKNAREAALTLLGRTKKDEKSGI comes from the coding sequence ATGAACACCACCCATGCTTCAATGACTGTCATCGGTGCCGGATCTTACGGCACCGCATTAGCCATTACGCTGGCGCGTAATGGCCACCAAGTCGTGTTATGGGGTCACGACCCTAAGCATATTCAAACCCTGCAACAAGACCGTTGTAATCAAGCTTTTCTGCCCGATGTCCCTTTCCCTGACACACTGTTACTGGAAACTGATCTGGCACGCGCGCTGGCAGCCAGCCGTGATGTGCTAGTGGTTGTGCCCAGCCATGTCTTCGGGGCGGTATTGAATCAGCTCAAACCGCACTTACGCCCGGATGCGCGAATTGTCTGGGCAACCAAAGGGCTTGAAGCCGAAACTGGCCGCTTGTTGGCGGATGTTGCGCGGGAAGTGCTGGGAGAGAGCATCCCGCTGGCGGTTGTTTCCGGCCCGACCTTTGCCAAAGAGCTGGCTGCCGGTTTGCCGACTGCAATTGCATTGGCTTCGACCGATGTGCAATTTAGTGAAGACCTACAACAACTATTGCATTGTGGCAAAAGTTTCCGCGTTTATAGCAATCCTGATTTTATCGGAGTGCAACTCGGTGGTGCGGTTAAAAATGTGATCGCAATTGGCGCTGGGATGTCCGACGGCATTGGTTTTGGTGCCAATGCGCGTACTGCATTGATAACCCGTGGTTTAGCCGAAATGACGCGTTTAGGCTCAGCATTAGGCGCTGATCCCTCCACCTTTATGGGCATGGCAGGGTTAGGTGATTTGGTGCTAACCTGCACAGATAACCAATCTCGCAATCGCCGGTTTGGCATCATGCTTGGGCAGGGGTTAGGCGTACAAGAAGCACAGGATAAAATTGGTCAAGTGGTTGAAGGTTACCGCAATACCAAGGAAGTTCTGGCGCTCGCACAGCGCTATGGCGTTGAAATGCCAATAACTGAACAAATTTATCAGGTGCTGTACAGCCATAAAAATGCGCGTGAAGCGGCACTGACCTTATTGGGTCGGACCAAAAAAGATGAGAAAAGCGGCATTTAG
- the cpxP gene encoding cell-envelope stress modulator CpxP yields MRKVTKVATLIMASMLVLGSQAAFAADKAGATDSWCHGDGAMMNKKDGRGHHNMFDGVNLTEQQRQQMRDLMRQSRQDQPRVDMADREAMHKLITADKFDEAAVRAQAEKMSKDQIDRQVEMAKVRNQMFNLLTPEQKAALNQKHQQRIEKMQQAPAAQPSSAQK; encoded by the coding sequence ATGCGCAAAGTAACTAAAGTAGCAACGTTAATCATGGCGTCAATGTTAGTTCTCGGCTCTCAAGCCGCCTTCGCTGCCGATAAGGCGGGTGCCACTGATAGCTGGTGCCACGGTGACGGTGCGATGATGAACAAGAAAGATGGCCGTGGTCACCATAACATGTTTGATGGTGTCAATCTGACAGAACAGCAACGTCAGCAAATGCGTGACCTAATGCGTCAGTCTCGCCAAGACCAGCCTCGTGTAGATATGGCTGACCGCGAAGCAATGCACAAACTGATTACCGCGGATAAATTCGACGAAGCTGCTGTCAGAGCGCAGGCCGAGAAAATGTCCAAGGACCAGATTGATCGTCAGGTCGAAATGGCCAAAGTTCGTAACCAAATGTTTAACTTGCTCACTCCAGAGCAAAAAGCTGCCTTGAACCAAAAGCACCAGCAGCGCATTGAAAAAATGCAGCAAGCGCCAGCAGCACAACCCTCTTCTGCCCAGAAGTAA
- the cpxA gene encoding envelope stress sensor histidine kinase CpxA, which translates to MINSLTTRIFAIFWFTLALVLMLVLMVPKLDSRQMTTLLDSEQRQGTMLEQHIEAELASDPANDLMWWRRLYRAIEKWAPPGQHLVLVTTEGRVIGAQRHEMQMVRNFIGQSDNSDQPKKKKYGRVEMVGPFSIRDGEDNYQLYLLRPASSPQSDFINLMFDRPLLLLIATMLISAPLLLWLAWSLAKPARKLKNAADDVARGNLKQHPELESGPQEFLATGASFNQMISALDRMVVAQQRLISDISHELRTPLTRLQLATALMRRRHGEGKELERIEMEAQRLDSMINDLLVLSRSQHKNELHREPIKANELWSDVLENAQFEADQMGKTLEVTAPPGPWTLFGNPAALDSALENIVRNALRYSHHHIAVAFSSDNQGITITVDDDGPGVSPEDREQIFRPFYRTDEARDRESGGTGLGLAIVETAVNQHRGWVRAEDSPLGGLRLIIWLPLHPLKA; encoded by the coding sequence ATGATTAACAGTTTAACGACGCGAATTTTTGCGATTTTCTGGTTTACTTTAGCACTGGTATTAATGCTGGTGCTGATGGTGCCCAAGCTCGATTCGCGTCAAATGACAACCTTGCTCGACAGTGAACAGCGTCAGGGAACGATGCTGGAGCAACATATCGAAGCCGAACTGGCCAGTGACCCAGCCAATGATTTGATGTGGTGGCGTAGGCTTTATCGCGCCATCGAAAAGTGGGCGCCACCGGGCCAGCATTTAGTGCTAGTGACCACGGAAGGCCGTGTCATTGGCGCTCAGCGCCACGAAATGCAAATGGTGCGTAATTTTATCGGCCAGTCAGATAACTCAGACCAGCCGAAAAAGAAAAAATATGGCCGCGTTGAGATGGTCGGCCCTTTCTCCATCCGGGATGGCGAAGATAACTATCAGCTTTATCTGCTGCGCCCAGCCAGTAGCCCGCAATCTGATTTTATCAATTTGATGTTTGACCGGCCGCTGCTGTTATTGATTGCGACGATGTTAATCAGTGCGCCACTGTTGTTGTGGTTGGCATGGAGCCTGGCGAAACCCGCGCGTAAGTTGAAGAATGCCGCTGATGATGTAGCGCGAGGTAATCTGAAACAGCACCCTGAGCTGGAATCCGGCCCACAAGAATTTTTGGCCACGGGTGCCAGTTTCAATCAGATGATCAGTGCTCTTGACAGGATGGTTGTAGCCCAACAACGGCTGATTTCGGATATCTCCCATGAATTGCGAACCCCACTAACCCGCCTGCAACTGGCGACAGCACTGATGCGCCGCCGCCATGGCGAGGGGAAAGAATTGGAGCGTATCGAAATGGAAGCGCAACGGTTGGATAGCATGATCAATGATTTGCTAGTGTTATCGCGCAGTCAGCATAAAAACGAGTTACATCGAGAGCCCATTAAAGCCAATGAACTTTGGTCTGATGTGCTGGAAAATGCACAATTTGAAGCTGACCAGATGGGGAAAACACTGGAAGTGACCGCCCCACCGGGGCCATGGACCTTATTTGGCAATCCTGCGGCCCTCGACAGTGCGCTGGAGAATATCGTGCGTAATGCACTGCGTTATTCTCATCATCACATTGCCGTGGCATTCAGCTCGGATAATCAGGGAATAACTATCACTGTCGATGATGATGGGCCAGGTGTCAGCCCAGAGGACCGTGAGCAGATATTCCGGCCATTCTATCGTACAGATGAAGCGCGAGATCGCGAGTCCGGCGGAACGGGTTTGGGGCTGGCAATTGTGGAAACTGCGGTGAATCAGCATCGCGGTTGGGTACGCGCCGAGGACAGCCCATTAGGGGGGCTACGCCTGATAATCTGGCTGCCACTTCACCCACTCAAAGCTTAA
- the cysE gene encoding serine O-acetyltransferase — MSLEELELVWSSIKSEARALAECEPMLASFFHATLLKHENLGSALSYILANKLANPIMPAIAIREVVEDAYRADAQMIVSAARDILAVRLRDPAVDKYSTPLLYLKGFHALQAYRIGHWLWAQDRKALAIYLQNQVSVAFGVDIHPAATIGCGIMLDHATGIVIGETAVVENDVSILQSVTLGGTGKTSGDRHPKIREGVMIGAGAKILGNIEVGRGAKIGAGSVVLQAVPPHTTAAGVPARIVGKPESDKPSLDMDQHFNGASHGFEYGDGI, encoded by the coding sequence ATGTCGTTAGAAGAGTTAGAGCTGGTTTGGAGTAGCATTAAATCAGAAGCGAGAGCGCTGGCCGAGTGTGAGCCCATGCTGGCAAGTTTTTTTCACGCGACATTATTGAAGCATGAAAATTTGGGCAGTGCACTGAGCTATATTCTGGCGAATAAACTGGCTAATCCCATCATGCCCGCAATTGCCATCCGTGAGGTGGTTGAAGATGCCTATCGTGCAGATGCGCAGATGATAGTCTCTGCTGCTCGCGATATCCTGGCGGTTCGCTTGCGTGACCCTGCTGTTGATAAATATTCTACGCCATTGCTGTATCTGAAAGGTTTTCATGCACTACAGGCTTATCGCATCGGCCATTGGCTATGGGCGCAGGATCGCAAAGCGCTGGCAATTTACCTGCAAAATCAAGTCTCTGTCGCTTTTGGTGTGGATATCCACCCAGCGGCAACTATTGGTTGCGGCATCATGCTGGACCATGCTACCGGCATTGTGATTGGTGAAACCGCTGTGGTTGAGAATGATGTTTCCATTCTGCAATCCGTCACCTTAGGGGGGACCGGTAAAACCAGTGGTGACCGTCATCCGAAGATCCGTGAAGGCGTGATGATTGGCGCGGGAGCTAAAATTCTGGGGAATATCGAAGTCGGGCGTGGTGCTAAAATTGGTGCCGGGTCAGTCGTGTTGCAGGCGGTACCTCCTCATACAACAGCCGCTGGTGTTCCTGCCCGCATTGTCGGTAAACCGGAGAGTGATAAACCCTCGTTAGACATGGATCAGCATTTCAATGGGGCGAGCCACGGGTTTGAGTACGGCGACGGCATCTAA
- the pfkA gene encoding 6-phosphofructokinase: MVKKIGVLTSGGDAPGMNAAIRGVVRAALSAGLEVFGIEDGYLGLYENRMRKLDRYSVSDMINRGGTFLGSARFPEFRDPEKRKVALQNMKDRGIDGLVVIGGDGSYAGADLLTKEGGIHCVGLPGTIDNDVAGTDYTIGFFTALGTVVEAIDRLRDTSSSHQRISIVEVMGRYCGDLTLAAAIAGGCEFIAIPEVEFKRDDLVKEIKAGIEKGKKHAIVAITEKLDNIDELAKYIEKETGRETRGTVLGHIQRGGAPVPYDRILASRMGAYAVDLLLENHDYSHGGFCVGVQNEKMVHELISVCIAPENKKSKFKEDWYDTAKKLF; the protein is encoded by the coding sequence ATGGTCAAGAAAATCGGTGTACTAACAAGCGGCGGTGATGCGCCAGGCATGAACGCAGCCATTCGTGGGGTTGTTCGTGCTGCTTTGTCAGCAGGATTGGAAGTTTTCGGTATTGAAGATGGCTATCTTGGCTTGTACGAAAACCGTATGAGGAAGCTGGACCGCTATAGCGTGTCAGATATGATTAACCGCGGTGGTACCTTCTTGGGATCAGCGCGTTTCCCTGAGTTCCGTGACCCGGAAAAACGTAAAGTTGCTCTACAGAATATGAAAGACCGTGGCATCGATGGCCTGGTTGTTATCGGTGGTGACGGTTCTTATGCTGGTGCAGATTTACTGACCAAAGAAGGCGGAATTCACTGTGTCGGCTTGCCGGGCACTATTGATAATGATGTGGCAGGTACTGACTACACCATCGGTTTCTTTACCGCACTGGGCACAGTGGTAGAAGCTATTGACCGCTTACGCGATACTTCTTCCTCGCATCAGCGTATTTCCATCGTTGAAGTCATGGGCCGTTATTGCGGCGATTTGACACTGGCGGCAGCCATTGCCGGGGGATGTGAGTTTATCGCGATCCCTGAAGTCGAGTTCAAGCGTGATGATTTGGTAAAAGAAATCAAAGCGGGCATCGAGAAAGGTAAAAAGCACGCAATTGTTGCTATTACTGAAAAACTGGACAATATCGACGAACTGGCCAAATACATTGAGAAAGAAACTGGTCGTGAAACGCGTGGCACGGTTCTGGGTCATATCCAGCGTGGTGGTGCTCCGGTTCCTTATGACCGTATTCTTGCCTCTCGCATGGGCGCTTATGCTGTTGACCTGCTGTTGGAAAATCATGACTATTCACACGGCGGTTTCTGTGTTGGCGTACAGAACGAGAAGATGGTGCATGAATTAATCTCTGTTTGTATCGCGCCAGAAAACAAGAAAAGTAAATTTAAAGAAGATTGGTACGACACAGCGAAAAAACTGTTCTAA
- the trmL gene encoding tRNA (uridine(34)/cytosine(34)/5-carboxymethylaminomethyluridine(34)-2'-O)-methyltransferase TrmL: MLNIVLFEPEIPPNTGNIIRLCANTGCQLHLIKPLGFTWDDKRLRRAGLDYHEFANIKHHHDYQAFLDSENLDGAQSTGAHPARLFALTTKGTPAHSAVSYQVNDYLLFGPETRGLPPNVLDALPAQQKIRIPMQADSRSMNLSNAVSVVVYEAWRQLGYPGALLKE; encoded by the coding sequence ATGCTTAATATCGTTTTATTTGAACCCGAAATCCCGCCGAATACCGGCAATATTATCCGGTTATGTGCGAATACTGGCTGCCAGCTCCATCTGATTAAACCGTTAGGTTTCACCTGGGATGACAAACGCTTACGCCGTGCGGGTCTTGATTACCATGAGTTTGCTAACATTAAGCATCACCATGATTATCAAGCCTTTTTAGACAGTGAAAATCTCGATGGCGCGCAATCTACCGGAGCACATCCTGCCCGCTTGTTTGCCCTGACCACCAAAGGGACGCCAGCGCATAGCGCCGTCAGTTATCAGGTGAATGATTATCTGCTGTTTGGCCCAGAAACCCGCGGTTTACCGCCCAATGTTTTGGATGCATTGCCTGCTCAACAGAAAATCAGAATTCCAATGCAAGCCGATAGCCGCAGCATGAATCTGTCAAATGCCGTGTCTGTTGTGGTGTACGAGGCCTGGCGGCAATTGGGTTATCCGGGTGCATTACTGAAAGAGTAG
- the fieF gene encoding CDF family cation-efflux transporter FieF (FieF, a metal efflux transporter, is a member of the CDF (cation diffusion facilitator) family of transporters.), with product MDPQYARLVKAAALSATALASILLIIKIFAWWHTGSVSLLAALVDSLVDLAASLTNLFVVRYSLQPADEEHTFGHGKAESLAALAQSMFISGSALFLFLTGFQHLASPTPLQDPGIGIWVTLIALFSTLILVTFQRWVVRRTQSQAIRADMLHYQSDVMMNGAILIALALSWYGFHWADALFALGIGVYILYSALRMGYEAVQALLDRALPDDERQEIIDIVTSWPGVIGAHDLRTRQSGPTRFIQLHLEMEDMLPLMEAHILADQVERALLHRFPGADVLIHQDPSAVVPKERHAHWEL from the coding sequence ATGGATCCGCAATATGCGCGCTTGGTGAAAGCTGCTGCGCTCAGTGCCACTGCGCTGGCATCAATCTTACTGATAATTAAAATTTTTGCCTGGTGGCATACCGGGTCAGTGAGCTTGTTGGCCGCGTTAGTTGACTCTCTGGTAGATCTGGCCGCCTCTTTGACAAACCTTTTTGTGGTGCGCTATTCCCTGCAACCTGCTGATGAAGAACATACTTTTGGTCACGGCAAAGCTGAGTCTCTGGCTGCGCTGGCGCAAAGTATGTTTATTTCCGGCTCGGCGTTGTTCCTGTTTTTGACCGGTTTCCAACATTTGGCATCACCGACACCATTACAAGATCCTGGCATAGGTATCTGGGTAACGTTAATTGCACTATTCAGTACACTGATATTAGTCACATTTCAGCGTTGGGTGGTGCGAAGAACACAGAGCCAAGCTATTCGTGCCGATATGTTGCACTATCAATCTGACGTCATGATGAATGGTGCTATTCTTATTGCATTGGCATTGAGTTGGTATGGTTTTCATTGGGCGGATGCGTTGTTTGCGTTGGGTATCGGTGTTTATATTCTGTATAGCGCATTGCGTATGGGTTATGAAGCCGTACAAGCTTTGTTGGATCGGGCATTGCCGGATGATGAGCGGCAGGAAATTATCGATATTGTGACTTCATGGCCGGGCGTCATTGGTGCTCATGACCTGCGGACACGTCAGTCGGGGCCAACACGCTTTATTCAACTTCATCTCGAAATGGAGGATATGCTGCCATTGATGGAGGCGCATATTTTAGCAGACCAAGTGGAGCGGGCGCTATTACACCGCTTCCCCGGCGCAGATGTACTTATCCATCAAGATCCTAGTGCGGTAGTACCGAAAGAACGTCATGCGCATTGGGAGTTATAA